The following is a genomic window from Sphingomonas sinipercae.
GACGCCATAAGGGTTCGCGACGTTAGATTCTCCCGAACGACGATTGTACTGGTGCGTCACCTTGTCGACAACGAACCCAGCTCCTCTCACTGCAAGGATGAAGTCGTTGAATTCGCTCACGTCTTGATGATGGAACGTGACGACAAGTTTTCCGTCGTCCTTGAGCACCCGGTGAATGTTCTGGAAGGCGTTTCTAAGCCGCCCGCGATACGTCTGGCGGCTTGAGGCTGAATTACGCAGAACCGAAATTTCGGAACGCACGTCGGGCGCGTATTTCGGATTTAACCTGGTGAGCCATGATAACCAGATCACGCTCAGAGGGAGGTATCTGATCAAGCCTGCATACGGCGGGTCCGTTATGACGAAATCAGCTGTTCCCGGAGGCACGAAGTCCAGGAGGTCTGCTACGTCAACAATCCCATAGTTGATGTGAGCCGTTCTCCTCAGCCCGCGAGACGCGCGCACGTCGTTGATCTTTAGGTTGGAAGGGAGCGTTGCGGCAGCGTCGTTCATCATCGGGAGGACGCCCTGCCGTCCCACGCACGAACGCCAAAAAACGTCTACAGGGTTTTGCTCCATCCGACGTCGCCGAATTAGGAAATCGGGGCGCCCCCAGCTGCCCGAAAAATCCCGGTTAGCACCTGGGTTTCTAGGGATTACCATCTTGCTGCAAAGATGCAGGGTCTGGGTGAAGGCGGACGCTAGCTGGAGCCGAATGTCCGCGTCTTCTTGCCGCAGAATCTCGTCGAAGATATGTGAAAGCAACACCAAATTGCGACGGGTCCAAAGGTGCTCAATGGTGCTTCCACCGGCATCTCTGATGAAGCGGTGCGTGATAGATGGATGCGCCGGAAGGCTCTCACTTGGGTGCCAATGCTCGACGGGTAGTTGTTGCATCGAGCTTGCTTTCGAAACGTCGGCTTCATCCGCCGCTACCAACGATCGCTTTCCTCCCACATCAACAGCCACCGCGACCAACGTGTCTCGCTCCCAACGGTAATTCAAAACCGTTGCCCGTTCTGCACCTCGACGGCGTACATAGTGGTCTTGGTACACGTCGGAAGATTCGACGGCAGCCTTGATGCGCTCACAAGCTGCAAGGAAAAGCGCCTCATCGAACTTCGATGCAGTTACCTCGATCATAAAGCTGGTCAGGGGATTTAAATCGAGCGCGACGGCACGGCGGCCCGCTTTGACCGCCTCGAATGCTGCCATGCCGCTTCCAACAAACGGGTCGACGACAACGCCTCCGCTTGGGCAGTAATGTTCAATGAAACGCCGCCAGATGTTGTGGGGCTTTTTCCCCCAGTACTTCATGGCGCGATAAAGCGCGGGCCGAGTCTCTTC
Proteins encoded in this region:
- a CDS encoding DNA methyltransferase, which codes for MKYWGKKPHNIWRRFIEHYCPSGGVVVDPFVGSGMAAFEAVKAGRRAVALDLNPLTSFMIEVTASKFDEALFLAACERIKAAVESSDVYQDHYVRRRGAERATVLNYRWERDTLVAVAVDVGGKRSLVAADEADVSKASSMQQLPVEHWHPSESLPAHPSITHRFIRDAGGSTIEHLWTRRNLVLLSHIFDEILRQEDADIRLQLASAFTQTLHLCSKMVIPRNPGANRDFSGSWGRPDFLIRRRRMEQNPVDVFWRSCVGRQGVLPMMNDAAATLPSNLKINDVRASRGLRRTAHINYGIVDVADLLDFVPPGTADFVITDPPYAGLIRYLPLSVIWLSWLTRLNPKYAPDVRSEISVLRNSASSRQTYRGRLRNAFQNIHRVLKDDGKLVVTFHHQDVSEFNDFILAVRGAGFVVDKVTHQYNRRSGESNVANPYGVSASDFYVRCVKRRVIDFTDRQSELERYIVETAVTIIGRRNEPTPYTFLFQSLWPELLQAGFVQPQDSRDEVNRVLNANAGPGNIFKREENADPHVGDLWWFNAPERHISHPDRPLQSRVADSVLAYMRRHTVAKLDDVIADLFREYPNGLTPDPRTVGSVLEGCAYRAQGKWRIKPEMIVAATQHSDNIATILSIGQRLRLATYVGRREQPEFTSDNTQLRSLADLTSLRETNLGLSGPSIERLEMVDAVFLTPGAQQLACLWEVENSTDFSSAIQRGSNAPNDVPKIMVIPDRRERELLRIVDPLFRKSFQEHGWRYLTYTDLARAARFAGTALADVTSTAKTLEGEGN